The Phycisphaeraceae bacterium genomic sequence GGCAGCACTCTGCGCCTGGCCGTTGTACACGGTGTTGCGGCAACCCACATCCGCTACCAGTGGGTGCGCCAGCCCGACTCGATCACGCAGGTCAACCCTGTGTGCATCACACGGCCTGCCGCAGGTGCGATGATCCGTGCCGTTTGAGAGCGTATGTGAAAAGACGCAGTGTTCCATATGAAACATAGGCATGTGCTGGTGGATGACAGCCTCGAAACGCGCAGAGGAAAACCGTGAAAACATTGCTGCCATCTGAGACCAGTTGAGATCGTAGCTTGGCACCATGCGCACAGCCCCCGCCTCGGTGATGATCGCGGCGGTGAGTTCATTGGCGATGTTCAGCGAATAGTCCACCACCAGCGGCAGATGGGCGAAGTGGTCATGAAAATATGAAAGGCCCGCCAGATTCCGCACCAGTACCGCATCCGGATTGCATCGACCGATCTGTTGTAACAACCCTTCCTCTCCCGGCTTCTGAATGCGTGTGGTTGCCAGACCAATGGGTATGCCTGCTTCATGAGCGTGAGGAACGAGTTCCTTGTAGCGGCGGATATCTTCAAGCTCACAATAAATCATGGCCGGTCGTGCAAGACCATCCGGAGGCCGCCACGATAGTGCTGCTTCAAACTGCTCCAACGTGCGAGCCAGAACGTAGAGAGCGGCTGAAGATTGCTGCGTATCCTCCACCAGTTCAGGATTGGAAATGGAGTCCGCGCTACGATGCGACACGGCAGTATCGTTGGATGCGTGCGGGGCTTTCTGTTGTTTATTCGTGATCTTGCTTACGCAAGCGGAGAGGGCGGCGGATCGCAGGCGATCCAGTGCGTCAGCGGATACGACATCATGTCGCGCACGGTTCGTGCGCATTCGCAGCAGTTCATCCACTATCTGCCGTCGTAAATCGTTGAGCACACTTTTAGGAACCATTGCGCCATCGCTGGACAATTCGACCTGCCCCAGCTCAAACGGCGTATCTCCCAATCGACCAAACTGTTCCCGGATCATCTCGGTGGTCACGGGATGTTTCTGCGCTTTTTGCAATGGACCATCCCACGTCGCTGTTGCACGAAGGTCGTCGCCTTGAGCAATGATGCGAAGTGCTCCACCAGTTGGGGCGTCAACGGCAATCGTCAACCGAACTCGGTGGGCGACATTTTCGCGCGAGTAACTTTGTTCGAGCCGCCTTTTCAATGCAGGATCGTCGGTTTTCCAGACCAGGCTGCCCAGCTCAATACCCGCGAGATTGGCATCTCCGTGTCCGAGCACTATCTCGATTTGATCTTTGCCGCGTGACCTGACTTCAAACACCCGTCCGCCTTGTTCGTCCTGCTCAGGATGCCCCTGGTCGAAGACGATCCCGTCGCCCGGCTTAAGGGGGGTTATGGAAGCGGGAGGATGGCGTGAAGCTGTCGAGGCGGATGCGAGATATGCGCTCTTATCGTGTGTTGCCCGCAAGGCGTTGTTTGTGATTTCGATAATCACTCCGCGATCGGTTCGTTCGATCACGGTTCCAATATTCACGCCACGACTTTTGGGGAAGCGGGCGGGTACCAGTTCCTGATGGTTGACTCCGTCAAGAAACCCGTGTGAAAACCCGCGTGAGTAGCTTTGTTGCAGATCGAGCTTCCGCTGTGCGGAGAGGTGGAAATCCTGCCGGGTAATCGCAGCATCCAGAGCGGATCGATACGTCTGGGTTGTTACAGCGACGTAATGTGCGCTTTTGAGCCGCCCCTCAATTTTGAAACTGCACACGCCCAGATTGGCCAGGTCAGCAACAAGGTCGTATGCCGCCAGATCGAGCGGGCTTAACAGATATGCCTTATCGCCAAGGTCTTTCATGCGGCCATCGACGATCAGGTCGTATGGAAGTCGGCAGGCCTGGGCGCACTGGCCGCGATTGGCACTCCGCCCGCCGATTGACTCGCTGGTCAGACATTGCCCGCTGTATGACACGCAGAGCGCACCGTGGATGAAGACTTCGACCGGCAAATTTGCTTCGCGCACGATGCGGCCGATCTCGGTGGCGGAAAGCTCTCGTGCGAGGATGACCCGATCGACGCCCAGACGTTGGACGAAATCGATGCCGCGCGGCTCGGTGAGCGTCATCTGCGTCGAACCGTGGATCGGCAGTGTCGGAGCCAGTGCGCGGATCAACCGTGCCAGACCCAGGTCTTGAACGATCACCGCATCCACGCCGGCTTCGGCGATGGACGTGATCAATCGCACAGCTTCAGGCAGTTCATCCGAAAAAATCAGCGTGTTGAAGGTGACATATCCGCGGACATTATGGTTGTGCAGGTATTCCATAACCTGCGGTAACTGGTCCGCAGCGAAGTTTGTCGCTCGATGCCGAGCATTAAACGCACTCAACCCGAAATAGACGGCATCGGCTCCGTTGGCGACGGCGGCGCGCATTGCTTCTTCATCGCCCGCTGGGGCGAGAAGCTCAGGTTTCGCAGGCATGACCGCCATAGCAATAGTGTAGGTTGGATCGCCGAAGGCGCGATCACTCGCTTACCTCAATGTCGTAGCTCCGCATCGGTCGGGGTTGTTCGATCAGTGGTGCGATCAGCGGCGGAAAAGAAAAAGGCGACGATACTTGCGTACCATCGCCCGGAGGGAAAAGAGAGACGCCTGTGTGATCCGGCCGGAGGTTAGCCCGGCTTCACCCCGCCAAACCGGTCTGAAATACTCAGACCGAATCGGATAACAGGGTGGCAGCATCCTTTACTGCGCTGGGTAGCGCCTTAGACATTTCTTCGACATGCGTTGTTGTGAGATTAAGAGCAGCCAGCAAATCCGTTGGGATTTGGTCCGTTTCTACCGTTCGGGTAAACCCAAGAGCCAGCTTGGCAGCAACGATGTCCGCCACGTGCACCAGGCCGGTGAGTGTTCTGCTGCTTTCAATCACATCCATCGGATGATGATGGAAACCGGTGACGTAAGAGAACGAAAGCGGGAACTTCCACGCTTTGCAGAGTGCTGCGCCGAACTGTTCGTGCGTGGCACCGAGCGTTGCGGTTTCCGCTGCGCGAAGTGTCAGGCCGGGTGTGGTATCGAGTTTCTCAATCGCCTCGACGAACTTCTGCCGGCGGGCCTGCATCTCCACCATGATGCCCAGGTCGTGAATCAGGCCGGCGAGAAAAGCTTCATCAGGCAAGCCCAGGCCGACCTTTTCCGCCAGCAGCCGCGTGCCGGTGCCGACAGCGATGGAATGGTTCCATAGATCGCGGGCGTTGAAGTTCGGGCAGATCTGGCCGCCACGAAACAATTTGGCGAGGCTGGCAGCAATGGCGATATTTTTGACGGCATTCAGACCCAGAAGAACGATCGCCCGATTGATCGAGCCGATCTGTCCCGGCAGGCCGTAGAACGCGGAGTTCACGACCTTGAGAATACGGGCACCCAGGGCCGGATCGTTGGTGATGATTTTGTTGAGATCTTGAGCGGTGGAGTCAGGGTCTTCGACCAGCTTGATGATCTTGAGTGTGACCTCAGGCAGTGTCGCGATGTGACTAATTTCTTTCACCGCGGTCTGGACCACCGGGTCAGCGGTGTTCGCCGCGGGAGTCCCCGTCACGCGCGGAGGCACAGCCCCAGCACTGCGAGGTGCGGCGGAGTTCAGACGATTATTTGTTGCGGCCTGGCTCATCTTGCTCTGCCTCCTCGATCAGGTGAGAACGATCTCCATGCATGTATCGACCGCCGATCAGTTCCACTTAATGGTCTGTTGTCGGAGGAAACACGAATCAAACCAGCAGAGCCGCACGATCGGTAAATCTTGTAGTCAAGGCGTTGGAAGCCATCGACAACCGCCTATCATGTGTGCATGGTGCGTGTTTTCATCCAAGGACCATTGCAGTGGGGAGATGCCGCAGTACGAGCTGCTAAACCGCTTTCGTTTCCGGCGAAACTGGCGATTGCGGTAGCTCTTGCGATCCTGCTGGTGCCTGCTATTGCGTTGGTGCTGGTTGCGATGGCCGTAGCGGTTGTAGTGTTTGCGTTATTTTTGGCTGTCATGCTGGCGCGGGCGATGCTGCGCAGTGTGTTCTCGTTGTTTTCGGGTTCACGCGATGATGGAAGGCGGAATGTACGGGTGATCCAGCGCTGAGTCGCCCTTACGGGCCAGGCGTTGTCATCGCCTGTTCATTGCACGAACACGGATGTCAGCAGTTGTTCACGATAAATGAATGATCTGCTTATAATTTTCCCCTCATGGCTGAAACCACCGCTCAATTTGATCTTGCCTCGATAACCCAGCCCGCTGCTTTGGTTGAGGCGTATGCATCCGACTTCATTGACCGCCGCTCACTGCCGCGCAATCTCCGAGAGGCGATCCGCTATTCATTTTTCGGTCCCGGTAAAAGGTTGCGGCCGATTCTGGTTATCCGCGCGTGCGAAGCAGTGGGAGGGCAGGCGCAGGATGCGTTGGCACCCGCCGCTGCGATCGAGTTAATTCATTGCTTCAGTCTCGTTCACGACGATCTGCCCGCCATGGACGACGACGATCTGCGCCGTGGACGGCCGACGCTGCACAAACAAACCAATGAAGCAATGGCGATACTCGCCGGTGACGCCATGATGGGACTGGCGTTTGAGTTAGTCGCCACTCGTCTGTCCGGCCGGCTTGCCGGTGATGTGGCGCGGGAGTTGGCGGAATGCACCAATGACATGATCGCCGGCCAGGTTTATGACACGCTTCCCGACTTTGACTCGTCGGTCGCGTCGATGGATCGCCTGCGTACGATCCATCGCAATAAGACCGGGGCTTTGATTCGCGGTTCATGCCGCATGGGTGCTCTGTGCGGCGGGGCAACTACGGATCAGCTTTCCGACATCACACGTCACGCTGAGGCGATCGGACTGATGTTTCAGGTGGTGGATGATCTGCTCGATGTCACACAGACCACGGAACACCTTGGCAAAGCCGCAAATAAAGATGCAGATAAGGGCAAACTGACATACCCCGGACTCATCGGAATCGAAAAAAGTCGTGCTGAGATTGCACGGCTTCGTACCGAGGCCCACGACGCTTTGCGGAGTTTTGGCGAAAAGGCTGAGCCGTTGCGAGTTCTCTGCGATTACATGGCTGTGCGATCGAAGTAAACCGTGCGTCGTTACCATTCGGTAACAAATATCCGCATCTTGAAAATAGAGTTACGGGATCGTCCCTACGGCAGGAGATCGGGTCTGCGCTGGCGTGTTCGCAGAGCAGCCTGTTCTTTTCGCCATGCTTCGATTTTTGCATGGTCGCCGCTGAGCAGAACTTCCGGTGCCTGCATCCCCATCCATTCGCGCGGCTTGGTGTAGTGCGGATAGTCGAGGCCGCGACCCACTGCTGCGGAAAAACTTTCGTGCTGAACAGACTCGTCATCACCCAGCACACCTGGGATTAAGCGAACCACAGCATCGATGAGCACCATGGCCGGCAATTCACCTCCGCTGAGTACGTAGTCGCCAATACTCACTTCAAGCGGTGCGAGTTTTTCGATTACCCGTTCATCAATGCCTTCATAATGGCCGGCGATGATGAGCAATCGTGGTTTGTGTGCGAGTTCCTCCACCAGTGGTTGGGTGAGCGGTCGCCCTTGCGGAGACATCAGCACGCGAGTGGCGGGCGCGGCATCCTGCGACTCGACAGTCGTCACCGCATCCCAGAGCGGTTGACATTGCATCACCATGCCCGGCCCGCCACCAAACGGAGCCTTGTCCACTTTCTTATGTTTATCCGTTGAGAAATCACGGATATTGGTCAGGTGATAATTCACCGGAGCGCGGACTGGCGGCGGATCAGGGAAAGTATCCTCATCGTCTTCGACGTAGAGACTCGGATCGGCGGCACGCTTGAGAATGCTCGTGCTGAGCACACTGACGAACATCTCAGGAAAGAGGGTGAGGATGTCGATTCGCATGGGTGGAAGCCGTCCCTCAAAACAAAGCCGCTTGCGGCATAGCGGCTTTGGCGCGCTAAGCCGCAAGCGGCTGGTCATGCGATGAATATTTTTGACGGACTACTTCGCGGCCTTGGTCGGAACCTTGTTCTTGGTGCTTTTGACTTCAAAACCCGCTTTACGAAGCAGGCTGGTCACGGTTTCGCTGGGCTGCGCTCCGACGCCGAGCCAGTATTTCACGCGATCAGTTTTGAATTGGACGGCCTTGGTCTGATCCTTCTGGAGCGGGTCATACACACCCAGTTCCTCAATGGGTTTACCATCACGCGGCCGACGGCTGTCGATGGCATTAAGCCGGTAGTAGGGCAGGTGACGCCGACCGAACCGCTTGAGTCGCAATGTGACCACGATCGAATGCTCCGGGTGCGAATGTCGCCCATTATTAAGGCTGACGAACCAGCCTTTGGGCGGATCAAGAATAGTACCGGGAATTGGGTTTGGGAGCAAATGAAGCGAAAGGGGCGGGAGTCCGGGGCCGGGCTTGGTGAGATGTTATTACAGCCCGATTGCAAAACTCATGTCTGCTCCTGTGCGTACCAGCAGGCAGCGCAGTGCGATGCGTCTTCGCCAATCGCATCAAGCGCCGGCACCTCAGAGACACATTTTTTCATAACCCGCACACTTTGCCCCTGCACTCGAATTTCCACCGCATCCGCAGCAGCGGAGATTGCTTTTTCACGTGTCAACGGACAGCGAGGATGAAACGTACAGCCGCTGGGAGGATTCACCGGAGAGGGTACTTCACCAGGCAGGACGATCCGTTTTCGGGCTCGCACAGGTTCAGGATGCGGTGCAGCACTGAGCAGAGCCTTGGTGTAAGGATGTCGCGGGTCGTGGTACAGAGTGTGCCGGTCGGCCAGTTCGACAATCTTGCCCAGGTACATCACAGCAACTCGATCACAGAAGTGCTCAACGACGGCGAGATTGTGCGCAATGAAGAGGTATGACAGGCCAAACTCATCCTGTAACTGCGACAGGAGGTTAAGAATCTGTGATTGAATCGAAACATCGAGTGCGCTGACTGGTTCATCGCAGACGATGAAGCGAGGCTGGAGTGACAGTGCCCTCGCAATACCGATACGCTGTCGCTGACCGCCGGAAAATTCGTGTGGGTAGCGCGAGGCATAATCGGGGGACAGGCCGACCTTGGTCAGAAGGGTGGCGACGCGGTCATCGAGTTCACTGCCGCGTGCGATGCGGTGGACGGCAATCGGTTCGCCGAGGATGCGACCAATGGTCATCCGCGGATTGAGTGAACCAACCGGATCCTGAAACACGATCTGCATCTGGCGGCGCAGAGCTTTGAGTTCGGCACGATCAGCTGCGAAAACATCAAGCTGGTCAAATCGAACGGAGCCTGATGTCGCCGGAATCAGTCGGAGAATTGTCCGGCCGACGGTTGATTTGCCGCATCCCGATTCTCCCACCAGGCCCAGCGTTTCACGCGGCTTGACGGTGAAACTGACGCCATCGACAGCACGAACAAAGCCGACGGTTCGTCGGAGCAAGCCTCGCTTGACGGGAAAATGAGTGCGCAGATCTCGGACATCCAGCAGAGGCGCGGATTGGTTCGACGAGCTGGCGATCATGGCGGGAGTATAGCTTCATTGAAAAGCAAAACCGCGAGCATGTACAGCATACTCGCGGCTTTGCTATGTTCAGAGCGAAGTTTTGCTTTACTGCGGAACTTCCAGCAGCACGAATCGCTTCACGCCGCCTTCCGACACACTGAGCCGAACAGGCTTGGACATGTCGAGGCTGGTCAGCGCGGTGGTGAGTTCGTCCACGGTTTTGATGCGGGTGTCCATGACTTCCACGATCACCGATCCGGGACGAATCCCCTTGTCCGCAGCATCCGAGCCAGGCCGAACCTGCGTTACCAGAACGCCCGGCGTAAGTTCTACTTTGCGCCGTTGCGCTAATTCCGCGGTGAAGTCGGTTACGTTTTCAATTCCAGCGCGGCGGAGGTAATCCATCACCTTGTCGCTGGGTTTCGCCTCTCCGCCTCGATCAGCGGAATCGGTACTCGCCCGCTGGACGCTGGCGGGAAGTTCGGCCACCACAGCCTGCATCCGCTGAGTTTTGCCTGCGCGGAAGAGTTCGATATCCACCTTCCTGCCGGGTTCATAATTTGAAACACGACGGCGCAGCTCTTCAGCAGCTCGGACATCTTTGCCGTCGATTTTGGTGATGATGTCGCCAGACTTGATGCCTGCCTTCTCAGCCGGACCGCCGTCGATCAGACTATTCACCAACACGCCGTGGTCCTTGAACCCGAAGCTCTCAGCCATTTTGGGATCCAGATCATCGATGTAGATACCCAAATATCCGCGTGTCACTTTGCCCGTCTTAATGATCTGATCAACGACCGGTGCGACCATTTCAATCGGGATCGCAAAGCCCAGGCCATTGTTGGCACCCGTGCGGCTGGCAATAGCGGTGTTCATACCGACGACGTCACCCTGAATGTTGGTCAGCGGCCCGCCGGAGTTGCCGGGGTTAATTGCGGCATCGGTCTGGATGAAGTTTTCATAACCACGGCCGTCAGCCACGATATGAAGCTGGCGACCTTTGGCGGAAACGATGCCTTGGCTCATGGAAAACTCGAAGCGGAACGGCGACCCGAAGGCGAACACGATGTCGCCCTGTTCAACAGGCTCCTTGGCGAGTTGCGCCGGGATAAGCCGGGCACCATCCACTTTGATGACTGCGATATCAGTCTTGTCGTCTTCGCCTACAAGCTTGGCGGTGCGCTCAGAGCCATCGTTGAAGCGCACGGTAATCACATCCGCACCGTTAACGACGTGACGGTTGGTGATGATGTGCCCAGCTTCGTCATATACCCAGCCGGATCCGTTGGCGTAGGCGCGGGGTACGTTGTAGCGGTTGTAGTCCTGTGTACCCGGTTCCTGTTGCGGGCTCTGATCCTCGCCATCATCCTGGGGGAGATCGAACGGGCTCTGCGGCCAACCACGAGGACCGAAGAAGCGACGCATCGCATCATCTTCCGTGATACGACGAGGGCTTGCCTTTGCGGAAACCTGAATCGCCACCACACTCGGCTCGACAATTTTTGCGACATTACGGAAGGCATCGCTGAGTTTCGCCAGTGCGGGGTCAGCCGCTGCCTGATCGCGTACAAACTGTACTTTTGCCGATTCCTGGGCCCACGCGATCTTCTGCACGATACTCGGTCCCATGACCATCACAATCAGAATGGTCAGGATCAAAATCACAGTAGGGCCATACCACCGGATGCGACTCATATAGATATTCCTGTTGCTGGAGAACTGGCGGGTTGGGTTAAACGATTCAAATCATACGCGTCGGGCTTGATGCGGGTTCGCGTATTGAAACGCATCAACCCGGCGGATATTGCTGCATTGAGCAATGCCTACCTTCTTTGTCGGCATGCGGGAGTGAACTTTGCCACTCCTTTTTGATCGCATTTTTTAGTACGCACTGACGAGTTGCGTGTTCGTGCCAACTCCGAAAGTACCGAGGGAAGTTTTTCTACCGAACAGGTTATCCGTCCAACTTATAAGGGTGCGTATCGGTCAGGTACCGTCTGGACTCCACGAGTTTTACCCATTTTGAGGCGGCTTCCTCAATATTTGTTCCGACCGCACCCATCGGTGCCGCAAAAGGTGGCTGCCAGGAGGAGAGGCCGAGCAGGTCATGCAGAACGATGACGTGCCCATGACATGCTGCCCCCGCACCGCAACCAATAACCGGTACTGCGTTTTTACCGGCATCGGGACCGGTATTCCGATCTTGGAGTCGATTCACAATTTCGCTTGAAACTTCGGAGGGTGTGGCTTCGATCAATAGCATCGACGCACCAGCCTCAACCAGCAGGGTCGCGGTACGCACTATCTCGTCCGCTTCAGCGCGCGTCCTGCCAGCGTGGACATAGCCGCCTTTGACCCGTACCTGCTGCGGTCTCGATCCGATGTGTGCCACTACGGGTACGCCTGAAGACGACAGTCGTCTCACAAGCGGCGCGAAGCTGGCATCGACCTCAAGTTTTACTACGTCGGCTCTGCCCTCGACCACGAATCTCATCGCATTTCGTATTGCGTCGTCCTCTCCGCATTGATAACTACCGAAGGGCATGTCGGCCATGACAAAAGCATCCGGCGCGCCGCGTCGCACGGCTGCGGTGATTTCAAGCATGAAGGGCATCGTGGCCGGCAGGGTCGAGTCATGGCCAAGGATGAACTGAGCTGCTGTGTCGCCGACCAGCAAGGTCCGTACACCACCACGCCATAACCACGATGCAGTCGTGGCGTCGTAACAAGTGAGCATCGGAAAAGGTTGGCCTTGCTTTACCCACTGGCGGAGTGTGCGCAAGGTCACACGCGGCGACGGTGACGATATCGGCATGGCGGAATTATAGGGAAACGGGGGCGAGAAGATGGCTCAAGGCGCGTGTGTAACAACACGCGGTTATCGAAGCAGACAACAAATCACACGCAAGGCAACCGTGTTCCCGATACGATTTTGCCATGCGAACCTTCACCTTGATCGTCGTAGCCGTCCTGGGTTTCACATCATCCGTTCACGCGAAATTCGCCATCCCGCCTGAAGCCCCGGTTGATCGACTGGTGCGGAATATTTCTTCTTACGTCACGGAAAATCCCAATGATCCACGCGGATACTACACGCTTGGACGCGTGCATTACCTCGCATTTTCATTGGCGACCGAGACACTCCGATCCTACGAACCAGCAGATGGAAAGGAAAAGAGTGAGTTGCCGCAACTATCGCGTTTTCAGGCCAATCCATCTGCCGCTTCCCAACCTGCGGAGGGTGAAGAAAAAGCGAAAGCCCTGGAACACCTGACCGCAGCGATTGAAAATTTTGAGAAAGCAAAGGCACTTAACCCTGACGATGCTTTGATCCAGCTTGGCATAGCCAGCGTGTGGGAAGAGGGTGCAGCCTTTGCGTCTGAAGTTCCATTGCCGGTAAACAGCAAGAAAGCTCACGTGGAGACAACGCAGGAATGGACCGCACGCGCGATCGAGGGTTACCTCAATGCTTACAAACTCTCAATCAAGAAGGACAGTAATCTGGATGAGCTGCCCATTGCCGGCCTGTCGAGTCTGGTGAGCTATGAAGCTGGGCAGGCATATCTTCGTCTGGTTGAGGCCCGCGGTGAACGTGAGACGGAGCGAAAGTGGGTAGCTCTCATACGCGAAGACATGAAAACATTGGAAGCCCTTCCGCAAAACATAGTGACTCCCATCGTGCTGTCGTTGAGCGAAAGAAAATCGCTCGAAGCGATGATCGACTCCCGTACTCTTGTGAAATTCGATCTTGATGGCACCAGCCGTAGCCAGTGGTGGTCGTGGATTAAACCCGATACCTGCCTGCTGATCTGGGATCCAATGCAGCGAGGTGAAGTGACATCCGGCAAACAGCTATTTGGATCAGTAACTTTCTGGATGTTCTGGCCTAATGGATATGCCGCGCTGGATGCTTTGGATGACAATCGCGACGGAAGACTTGCTGGCGATGAATTAACAGGACTGGCTCTTTGGGCTGATTGCAACAGTAACGGTATCTCTGAGAATGACGAGGTTATGTTGGTCGAGGAGTCAGGAATCGAATCAATCAGTACCCGTGCGACGAGTCAATCCGGTATGTCGCCCTGTAATCTGGATGGGTTAAAGATGAAAGACGGCCGGCTGTTGCCGACATATGACTGGACGACGCAGGCAACCGGTATTCGCCGTTAACGTGTTATGAGTTTATTCGAGCGTGACAGCGACGATGGGTCTGCATGTACCGCAACGTCAGAGTTTCGCCTGTACTTTATCGCCTTCAATACGTGCCTCGTATGACGCCACCTTGATGTTGGGATTGTCCGGGCATACTCCGTCAGCGAGTCGGAACGGCCACCCATGCCAGGGACAATGAACAACTCCATCACGAATGAAGCCGCTGGCTAGGCTGCCGCCTGCGTGCGGGCAGGTGTCATCGATGACCTTGATCTCCTCGCCCTGACGAAAAACTGCCAACGCACGATTTTTACAGGCAACAAATTTTCCTCCACCCACCTGCGGCACGTCAGCCAGTGGGCAAAGATCTGTCCAATCACTCGCCTGTGTCGTTGCTTTTTCTGACTCCGCCATGTTCCCGCTCCTGCGTAAAAGATTGGGTGAGAATTGTAGTCAATTCATGATGATCGGTTGAATCGTCTGGTATTCGCTGACGGTACTTCGATTGATGATCTCATCATGAGGTATATCACGTTGCACATCGACGATCAGCGGCCCTGAGCGGATCGAATAAATTGCTGGTAGAGGTTCGCATAGATGCCGCCGGTCGCCAGAAGATCGTTGTGCGTACCGCGTTCGACAATTCGGCCGTGATCGAGCACCAGTACCACGTCTGCGTGACGGATCGTGCTCAAGCGATGGGCGACCACAAAACTGGTTCGTCCGCGCAGCAGGATCGCCAGCGATTGCTGGATGCGAACCTCGGTCATGGTGTCGATAGCGCTGGTGGCTTCATCAAGAATGATGATACGCGGGTTGGCGACCATAGCACGGGTGAAACAGATGAGCTGTCGCTGCCCCATCGACAGTGATCCGCCTCGTTCGCCGACCTGTGTTTGGAAGCCCATTGGTAGAGCTGCGATCAAATCCAGCGTGTCGAGTTGTTTTGCCGCGGCAATCACATCTTCATCTGTTGCGCCTAATCGGCCAACCCGGATGTTTTCCATCACCGTGCCGGAAAAGAGGAAGTTGTTCTGGAGAACGATCCCCATTTGACGATGCAGAGTGTCCGCCCTGATTTTTCGGATTTCTGTTCCATCGATCAGAACCTCTCCCTGTGTAGGAAGGTAGAACTTGGAGATCAGGTTGATGATGGAGCTTTTGCCGCTGCCGGTGTGACCCACGAGAGCCACGGTCTGCCCCGGCTCAGCAATGAAGCTCACATTATGCAGCACTGGCTTGCCCGGTTCGTATGCGAAGGTGAGCTTTCGGAACTCAACTTTCCCCGTAATTGCCGGTAAAGGTTGCGCACCTGACTCATCCACGAAATCGGGTTTGCGGTCGAGCAGCCCGAAAACCCGCTCTGCGCCCGCCATCGCCTGTACCGCGGTGTTGTATTGATTCCCAATCACTGCCACTGGATTCAGCACGCTGCTGGCGAGGAAGTAGAACAGGATGAGGTGAGCCGGGTCAGTGCCTGCATATTTATGCAGTACGAAGTATCCGCCGGCGACGAAAATGGCAGCAATCACAATCTGATTGAGCATCTCGATCGAAGGCGAGAATACGCCGGACATTCGGCTGACATTGATGTTGTAGCCTGCGTGGTCGGTAACCAGTTCACCGAACATCTGGGCGTTGAGGTCTTGTCGTACAAAGCCCTGAGTTACCCGCACTCCGACCACCGACTCCGCCAGTACTGCGGTTACACGGCTCATGCTCTCCTGTGCTGCGCGATGTGCGGAACTCAACAGATGCTTGAAATAGTTGTAGAGGAAAAAGTAGAACGGTGCGAAGCAGAGCACGATCAGTGCCAGCCAGCGGTCATAGATCACCATGATGATCCCGGCAACCAGCGATGTGCCGAGGTTGACAATACTGATGAAAACCGCGTCCTGGAGTCCGGCACGGACAGCTTCGGAATCAGAAGTAATGCGGCTGATGATTCGACCGATGCGTGTCTTGTGAAAGAAATTCATCGTCAGGTTCTGGAGATGCTCGAAGATATCGTTACGCAGATCATGGACGAGCCCTTCGCCCAGTTTCAACGCCAGATACATGCGGAAATAAAAAGTGACATAGGTCCAGAGCACGAGTGCTGTGTAGATTGCGACACCTCGATACAGT encodes the following:
- a CDS encoding ATP-binding cassette domain-containing protein, giving the protein MIASSSNQSAPLLDVRDLRTHFPVKRGLLRRTVGFVRAVDGVSFTVKPRETLGLVGESGCGKSTVGRTILRLIPATSGSVRFDQLDVFAADRAELKALRRQMQIVFQDPVGSLNPRMTIGRILGEPIAVHRIARGSELDDRVATLLTKVGLSPDYASRYPHEFSGGQRQRIGIARALSLQPRFIVCDEPVSALDVSIQSQILNLLSQLQDEFGLSYLFIAHNLAVVEHFCDRVAVMYLGKIVELADRHTLYHDPRHPYTKALLSAAPHPEPVRARKRIVLPGEVPSPVNPPSGCTFHPRCPLTREKAISAAADAVEIRVQGQSVRVMKKCVSEVPALDAIGEDASHCAACWYAQEQT
- a CDS encoding trypsin-like peptidase domain-containing protein, which translates into the protein MSRIRWYGPTVILILTILIVMVMGPSIVQKIAWAQESAKVQFVRDQAAADPALAKLSDAFRNVAKIVEPSVVAIQVSAKASPRRITEDDAMRRFFGPRGWPQSPFDLPQDDGEDQSPQQEPGTQDYNRYNVPRAYANGSGWVYDEAGHIITNRHVVNGADVITVRFNDGSERTAKLVGEDDKTDIAVIKVDGARLIPAQLAKEPVEQGDIVFAFGSPFRFEFSMSQGIVSAKGRQLHIVADGRGYENFIQTDAAINPGNSGGPLTNIQGDVVGMNTAIASRTGANNGLGFAIPIEMVAPVVDQIIKTGKVTRGYLGIYIDDLDPKMAESFGFKDHGVLVNSLIDGGPAEKAGIKSGDIITKIDGKDVRAAEELRRRVSNYEPGRKVDIELFRAGKTQRMQAVVAELPASVQRASTDSADRGGEAKPSDKVMDYLRRAGIENVTDFTAELAQRRKVELTPGVLVTQVRPGSDAADKGIRPGSVIVEVMDTRIKTVDELTTALTSLDMSKPVRLSVSEGGVKRFVLLEVPQ
- the panB gene encoding 3-methyl-2-oxobutanoate hydroxymethyltransferase, whose product is MPISSPSPRVTLRTLRQWVKQGQPFPMLTCYDATTASWLWRGGVRTLLVGDTAAQFILGHDSTLPATMPFMLEITAAVRRGAPDAFVMADMPFGSYQCGEDDAIRNAMRFVVEGRADVVKLEVDASFAPLVRRLSSSGVPVVAHIGSRPQQVRVKGGYVHAGRTRAEADEIVRTATLLVEAGASMLLIEATPSEVSSEIVNRLQDRNTGPDAGKNAVPVIGCGAGAACHGHVIVLHDLLGLSSWQPPFAAPMGAVGTNIEEAASKWVKLVESRRYLTDTHPYKLDG
- a CDS encoding Rieske (2Fe-2S) protein; translated protein: MAESEKATTQASDWTDLCPLADVPQVGGGKFVACKNRALAVFRQGEEIKVIDDTCPHAGGSLASGFIRDGVVHCPWHGWPFRLADGVCPDNPNIKVASYEARIEGDKVQAKL
- a CDS encoding ABC transporter ATP-binding protein, which codes for MATLTQVQHEDEAKARPLELRLFRRMFRYTGPYRSTLIGLIVFCITRAFQGPLIMWMLSEVINGPIYRGDYAGLYRGVAIYTALVLWTYVTFYFRMYLALKLGEGLVHDLRNDIFEHLQNLTMNFFHKTRIGRIISRITSDSEAVRAGLQDAVFISIVNLGTSLVAGIIMVIYDRWLALIVLCFAPFYFFLYNYFKHLLSSAHRAAQESMSRVTAVLAESVVGVRVTQGFVRQDLNAQMFGELVTDHAGYNINVSRMSGVFSPSIEMLNQIVIAAIFVAGGYFVLHKYAGTDPAHLILFYFLASSVLNPVAVIGNQYNTAVQAMAGAERVFGLLDRKPDFVDESGAQPLPAITGKVEFRKLTFAYEPGKPVLHNVSFIAEPGQTVALVGHTGSGKSSIINLISKFYLPTQGEVLIDGTEIRKIRADTLHRQMGIVLQNNFLFSGTVMENIRVGRLGATDEDVIAAAKQLDTLDLIAALPMGFQTQVGERGGSLSMGQRQLICFTRAMVANPRIIILDEATSAIDTMTEVRIQQSLAILLRGRTSFVVAHRLSTIRHADVVLVLDHGRIVERGTHNDLLATGGIYANLYQQFIRSAQGR